A region of Argentina anserina chromosome 5, drPotAnse1.1, whole genome shotgun sequence DNA encodes the following proteins:
- the LOC126795933 gene encoding flavin-containing monooxygenase FMO GS-OX-like 9, which yields MVSERHQYKSVCVIGAGPSGLVAARELRKEGHRVVVLEQNHDVGGQWLYDPNVEGEDPLGRNTTSPTTSTDSQHLKVHSSLYTSLRLTSPREIMGFTDFPFSVQKGRDIRRFPGHRELLLYLQDFCDRFGLRDLIRFNTRVAYVGMLNHVTGCQDLKWLVKSVEKKTQLVMEDVFDSVVVATGHYSQPRLPSINGMDSWKRKQIHSHIYRDPKPFCNEVVVVVGTSLSGQDISVELVEVAKAVYLSARSLNNISEGLSKVISKHKTLHLRPQIESLQEDGKVLFVDGSWVIADTIIYCTGYSYTFPFLDTKGIVAIDDDRVGPLYEHTFPPSLAPSLSFIGIPRQIIGFPFFESQAKWIAQLLSGKIPLPSREEMMQSIKDFYHSRDAAGIPKYRTHDIADFEYCDKYGDHVGFPHLEEWRKELCLSALRNSMTSLETYRDSWDDHDLLQEAFQSPHFTQQEQGAQDFSL from the exons ATGGTGTCTGAGAGGCACCAATACAAAAGTGTGTGTGTAATTGGGGCTGGACCCTCAGGTCTTGTTGCTGCAAGAGAGCTGAGGAAAGAAGGTCACAGAGTGGTGGTGTTGGAACAAAACCATGATGTCGGAGGTCAATGGCTGTATGACCCAAATGTGGAGGGAGAAGACCCCTTGGGAAGGAACACTACTAGTCCTACAACTAGTACTGATTCTCAGCATCTGAAAGTCCATAGTAGTCTCTATACCTCTTTAAGGCTCACATCTCCTCGAGAGATTATGGGTTTCACTGATTTTCCATTTTCAGTTCAAAAGGGTAGAGACATAAGAAGGTTTCCTGGGCATAGGGAACTTCTTTTGTATCTTCAAGACTTCTGTGACCGGTTTGGGTTGAGGGATTTGATTAGGTTCAACACTAGGGTGGCTTATGTGGGTATGCTGAATCATGTAACGGGATGTCAAGATTTGAAATGGCTTGTGAAGAGTGTGGAGAAGAAGACCCAGCTTGTGATGGAGGATGTGTTTGATTCTGTGGTCGTTGCCACTGGCCATTACTCTCAGCCAAGATTGCCTTCCATTAATG GAATGGATTCATGGAAGAGGAAGCAAATTCACAGTCACATTTACAGGGATCCCAAGCCTTTCTGTAATGAG GTTGTAGTTGTGGTTGGAACTTCACTAAGTGGTCAAGACATATCAGTGGAGCTAGTAGAAGTGGCAAAGGCAGTATATCTCAGCGCAAGATCCTTGAACAATATCTCTGAGGGCTTATCCAAGGTCATCTCCAAGCATAAAACTTTGCATCTTCGTCCACAG ATAGAGTCCCTTCAAGAAGATGGAAAGGTTCTGTTTGTGGATGGTTCTTGGGTAATTGCCGACACTATCATCTACTGCACCGG GTATTCATACACATTCCCATTTCTTGACACCAAAGGAATAGTAGCTATTGATGATGACAGAGTGGGTCCTTTGTATGAGCACACCTTCCCTCCCTCACTGGCTCCTTCTTTATCTTTTATTGGCATTCCTAGACAG ATCATAGGGTTCCCTTTCTTTGAGTCACAAGCAAAATGGATAGCTCAACTGCTCTCTGGGAAAATACCATTGCCATCAAGGGAGGAAATGATGCAGTCCATTAAGGATTTCTACCACTCAAGGGATGCTGCTGGCATCCCAAAATACCGTACTCATGATATTGCTGATTTTGAG TATTGTGACAAATATGGAGATCATGTTGGATTCCCACATTTAGAGGAATGGAGGAAAGAGCTTTGCCTTTCTGCCTTAAGAAATTCAATGACCAGCTTAGAAACATATAGAGATTCGTGGGATGACCATGACTTGCTTCAAGAGGCTTTCCAAAGTCCCCATTTCACCCAACAAGAACAAGGGGCTCaagatttttctctttaa
- the LOC126795931 gene encoding uncharacterized protein LOC126795931 has protein sequence MYQNSGLMELEAHIPSNSFTPVHIPKMNHNSSGNGSGRKHNITSYKEVFKQTMLNQEMIFKEQILDLHRLYGRQRELMDGMTRNELDKHNLGTKALRQTTLSQTSAVYAQKTLDIPACSQVSIIGAENTPSCFVQKRNIQACSYPVQSEGHSGDRGFLKSKCKRSQKNSDLQLPADIIYIDSEEEELIEDGKVSEAAEVSSYPSKKIPKVVCNGDATRGSNSVSNYASSAASLDKGLLDLNYVYKPEKEAAPASDSFEGPTAIKKYSRILLQGTENKQECLSSYNYNAGKFQSSFYSLPRGFYADNSSSSSNSLIKKLKQQEPSSFLHNYQNSLSAMIGVQDFEKNSGSNGDHQSAPSGALMCTSSAQHIPHDYVDNSESSCLAGLRKPIHGFACPPIVIQALPCPDTSVPLSNNCKSSTVRPAVEEERLLLKKHLSSSTKQDGTVSNSCFSNGFDFDINKPGAQPPSISSDNLIRVNDSLVPELHGMTRYAQDSANVDAQKDIDLNFMPPSCSLDVVSQSFQTIGTEKLESYRPHLYYGKTDNGCEDSYQAEVNDLLSERIQGSPTCETPNISGDHYYHVSSSNCHQNSVRDVKNKGAVLLDLNVPYDSVHIKEVELTAGEHVEKSKFKKDGGFGVHIDLNSSIIDVGFGVHFDLNASINEDEFSAISSPSTESLLEVPASPENKERSPPRGISSDGNQVDTPDPMSGQEAPEIKESSPPSVVDDEHQIETSLPSGLDDLEHKDCSQPMDSNETQIETPLSLSEQEDLETKDYTQPLDSTEKQTVTPVLFSGQEVHTEEELFRTAAECLVSISSFVCYTCSERTTCRLTETSSNSLKWFAGLASSVLGSLENKVGNGDHQEVLPDGMDYFEAMTLKLPETKVEECCCYRSIDYKEEVIVTASSQSQPKRGRPRKGRQQRKDFQNEILPGLASLSRCQVTEDLQVIGTLIGASADCSETRSVRHAARFGLSRGKRRCTMSASTVTEKTAAQPLNHIGIKRQLESDKRGLINWGEVSRRRRGQRNPGCKV, from the exons aTGTATCAGAATTCAG GCTTGATGGAATTGGAAGCTCATATTCCAAGCAACAGCTTTACCCCAGTACATATTCCCAAAATGAATCATAATTCAAGTGGTAATGGCAGTGGGAGGAAACATAATATAACTTCTTACAAGGAGGTGTTCAAGCAGACAATGCTCAATCAAGAAATGATATTTAAAGAGCAG ATTCTGGACCTCCATCGGCTATATGGAAGACAAAGAGAACTAATGGACGGTATGACAAGAAATGAGTTGGATAAACATAATCTGGGCACCAAGGCTTTAAGGCAGACTACTTTGTCTCAAACCTCTGCTGTCTATGCTCAAAAGACATTGGACATCCCTGCATGCAGTCAAGTATCTATTATAGGAGCTGAAAATACACCTTCATGTTTTGTTCAAAAGAGGAACATACAGGCATGCTCGTATCCTGTTCAAAGTGAAGGTCATTCAGGAGACCGAGGATTTCTGAAATCCAAATGCAAGAGATCTCAGAAGAACTCGGACCTTCAACTTCCAGCTGATATTATATACATTGATAGTGAAGAAGAGGAATTGATAGAAGATGGAAAGGTTTCTGAAGCAGCTGAGGTATCAAGTTATCCTTCTAAGAAAATTCCCAAGGTTGTGTGCAATGGTGATGCAACTAGAGGATCCAACTCTGTTTCCAATTATGCCTCAAGTGCCGCATCATTAGACAAAGGTTTACTTGACTTAAATTATGTGTATAAGCCAGAGAAAGAAGCAGCTCCTGCATCCGATAGTTTTGAAGGGCCCACTGCTATCAAAAAGTACTCAAGAATTCTACTGCAAGGCACAGAAAACAAACAGGAGTGTTTGTCGTCGTATAATTACAATGCTG GGAAATTTCAAAGCAGCTTCTATTCTTTGCCTCGAGGATTTTATGCTGATAACTCGTCCTCGTCATCTAACTCATTAATAAAGAAGCTCAAGCAACAGGAACCGTCATCCTTTCTTCACAATTACCAAAATTCGTTGAGTGCAATGATTGGTGTTCAGGACTTCGAAAAAAATTCTGGTTCTAACGGTGATCATCAATCTGCACCAAGTGGAGCTTTGATGTGCACATCATCAGCTCAGCATATTCCTCATGACTACGTGGATAATTCTGAGTCCTCATGCCTTGCTGGTTTAAGAAAACCCATACATGGCTTTGCATGCCCCCCAATTGTAATTCAAGCACTCCCATGTCCTGACACCTCTGTACCACTCAGTAATAACTGTAAATCATCAACAGTTAGGCCTGCAGTTGAGGAAGAAAGGTTATTATTAAAGAAGCATCTGAGTTCTAGTACAAAACAAGACGGCACGGTCTCTAACAGTTGCTTTAGCAATGGCTTTGATTTCGACATCAACAAACCAGGGGCTCAGCCACCATCCATCAGTTCTGATAATCTGATCAGAGTTAATGACAGTTTAGTGCCTGAACTTCATGGAATGACCAGATACGCGCAGGATTCTGCAAATGTTGATGCTCAAAAGGATATAGACTTGAATTTCATGCCTCCTAGCTGTTCTTTGGATGTGGTTTCGCAGAGTTTTCAAACAATTGGAACAGAAAAGCTTGAAAGTTACAGACCACATCTTTATTATGGGAAAACTGATAATGGATGTGAAGATTCTTATCAGGCAGAGGTAAATGACTTATTGAGTGAACGGATACAAGGATCTCCTACTTGTGAGACACCTAACATTTCTGGTGATCACTATTATCATGTCTCGAGCTCCAATTGCCATCAGAACTCAGTTCGAGATGTCAAGAACAAAGGAGCTGTGCTACTTGATTTAAATGTGCCTTATGACTCAGTGCACATCAAAGAAGTAGAACTAACTGCTGGTGAACATGTAGAAAAGAGTAAATTTAAGAAAGATGGAGGCTTTGGAGTTCACATTGACCTGAACTCATCCATAATTGATGTTGGTTTTGGAGTTCACTTTGATCTGAACGCATCGATAAATGAAGATGAGTTTTCAGCAATATCATCTCCTTCGACAGAGAGTCTTTTGGAGGTACCTGCTAGTCCAGAAAACAAGGAGCGCTCGCCACCAAGAGGCATCTCATCTGATGGAAATCAAGTTGACACACCTGATCCAATGTCAGGACAGGAAGCTCCAGAAATCAAGGAGTCTTCTCCACCTTCAGTTGTAGATGATGAACATCAAATTGAGACATCTCTTCCATCAGGACTAGATGATCTGGAGCACAAAGATTGTTCTCAGCCTATGGACTctaatgaaactcaaattgagACGCCTTTGTCATTGTCAGAACAGGAAGATCTGGAAACCAAAGACTATACTCAGCCACTGGACTCTACTGAAAAACAAACTGTGACACCTGTTCTATTTTCAGGACAGGAAGTGCATACGGAAGAGGAACTGTTCAGGACTGCTGCAGAATGTTTGGTTTCCATTTCATCATTTGTGTGTTATACTTGTTCAGAAAGAACCACATGCAGGCTAACTGAAACTTCATCTAATTCCTTAAAGTGGTTTGCTGGTTTAGCGTCTTCAGTTTTAGGCAGTCTAGAAAACAAGGTGGGAAATGGTGATCATCAGGAAGTTCTACCTGATGGAATGGACTATTTTGAGGCAATGACTTTGAAGCTACCAGAGACAAAGGTGGAAGAGTGCTGCTGCTATAGAAGTATTGACTACAAAGAGGAAGTGATTGTGACAGCTTCATCACAAAGTCAGCCAAAAAGGGGTCGGCCAAGAAAAGGAAGGCAACAGAGGAAGGACTTCCAAAATGAAATCCTCCCGGGCCTTGCTTCTTTGTCAAGGTGTCAGGTGACTGAGGATCTTCAGGTCATAGGAACACTAATTGGGGCTTCTGCTGATTGCTCCGAAACTAGATCAGTAAGACATGCAGCTAGATTTGGGTTGTCAAGGGGGAAGAGAAGGTGCACCATGTCTGCTTCCACTGTAACAGAGAAAACTGCCGCACAACCATTGAATCACATCGGTATCAAACGGCAATTGGAAAGTGATAAGAGGGGCCTAATTAATTGGGGAGAGGTATCTAGGCGGCGTAGAGGGCAGAGAAATCCGGGTTGCAAGGTATAG